The Acidobacteriota bacterium nucleotide sequence ATCAGCGAGAGGCAGATTCACCAGGCGGCGGATCTTCTGACGAGAGAAGCATGGATCCTCGATCTGCTGAGAAAGCAGATCGAGATTCTGGAGACGATGGCGCCGGCCGACTATCACGTGATCAGGACCTCGTCGCTCGGCAGGGGAAGCGGTCAGGAGTCACCGGGGTTTGGTCGATTGCTCGACGTCGGAGAGCGGGTCTGGCCCCAGGTGGAAGCTCTGCTGGAGTCGCGAGGCGTCCGGCCGATCGATGTCGAGCGCGAGCCGGCGGTCCACTACGACCTCCACCGGCTGATTCAGGCGCTGCTCCAGTACGACGAAAATTTCATGAAATGGCGGTACACACACATGAAGCTCGCGATGCGGGTGATCGGGTCGCGGGTCGTGTCTCTGAAGAATGTGCCCGTGAGTCAACTCGAAAATGGGACCAGGGAGCCGTTGTTTCCCGCGTTGTGGGAGATGATCAGTGACCTCACTGAAGAGATCAGGCCCGTTTATTGATTCCGTGAACGGGCGGTGGCGAACGAATTGCTGAACATCATGGAAGGGGTAAGATGAGACAGATGGACTGTCAGGCTTCGGAAAACGATCTTGACCCGGCAAACCATGGGTCGTTAGACTCGCGAGCCGACTCATCAGAGCCGCTGAGGCGACCTTCGGTTCCGGCTCGGGCCGGCAGGTGCGGCAAGCAAACAATGGAGAATATTTCGATGAAGCGATCACTGTGCCTGATCACTGTCGTCGCGCTTTCGTTCGCGACGATGGCGTGCAACCAGGTGCGCGCGCGGAGCACGATTCAGGATGCCAACAGGTTCTACATGGAAGGCAACTACGGCGAGTCGCTCGAGCTGTACAAGCGGGCACAGCAGCTCGAGAACTTCGATGAGCTGGACCGGATGATCGGTTACAGCCATCTCGGCCTGTTCAAGGCGGGCGATCCCTCCACGGGAGTGCATGCGAGGCAGGCGGCGGCCTATCTGAATCGCTA carries:
- a CDS encoding tryptophan 2,3-dioxygenase, yielding MTHTGPILEGRGATDYERYIRTEELLELQKSPEDLINPDEMLFQTTHQAAELWLRLVDYEIERARAMISERQIHQAADLLTREAWILDLLRKQIEILETMAPADYHVIRTSSLGRGSGQESPGFGRLLDVGERVWPQVEALLESRGVRPIDVEREPAVHYDLHRLIQALLQYDENFMKWRYTHMKLAMRVIGSRVVSLKNVPVSQLENGTREPLFPALWEMISDLTEEIRPVY